The window GATTAGGGTGAATCCTACCATTTCGGTGATGGATGTTAAAAAAATGATAATTCTAAATTGGATGATAATGAAGCTATGAAGACTAGAACTGATGGGGAGAAGAGTGCTAGCAGTAAAGAAGAATTTATTCCAGGAGTTGGATTTCAATTTCTTAGTAAATTGAAGGAGGAAGGGTATGTGGGGAAGGAAGTTGATAAAGGATTGATTTAGAATATGGATATGGATGATTCAAATTTGGGTAAGAAAGAGGATAAGGTGGAAGATGATAAAGAAGATGATAGTACAGAAGAAGAGGGGGGGGGGAAGTTGATTCAAGTGAGGAGACCAGTGAAGATGAGGAAATAATGATGGAGGAGGAGGATATTACTAAGAGTAGTAATGATAATAATGGGAAGTTGTTTCCAGGCACAGTTATTAATAGTATTAATACTTTACCTTCTATTTTGGGAgttgctaaaaatggaaaattggTGGAGAATGATGTTCAGGGGAATTTAGTGAACTCTTATGCTGGTGTGTTAAAAGGAAATAGACATAAGGGTAAAATTGATGTTAGATATATACCAGGAGAAATTGGTAATGATGAAGGGCCAGTTATCATTCCGATTGAAAATTTAAAAAGTGTTAGTATCCCTTATACTAACACTTTATATGGGTATATGATTGACAAGAAGTTGGCATTTCCAGTGATTCAGAAAGAGGTTAGAAGACTTTGGAAGAATATGGGCCTTGAAGAGGTGTTAGAACAAGGGATGTTAGAGGTGTTGGAGGGAAGCCCATGGCTGATGTTCAATAACATGCCACTATTCCTACAACAATGGAGACCAGGTCTGACTTTAACAAAGAATAATCATGATAAAATTCCGGTATGGATCAAAATTTTTGATTTGCGTCTAGAAGTATGGAGTGGTGATAATTTGTGTATAATAGCTAGCAAGATAGGAATTCTGCTGGCATTTGATTCTTTTACTAAGGAAATGTGTTTGGAACACAAAGGAAGAAATGCTTATGCTAGGTTCCTTGTTGAGATGGCAGCTGATAAGGAATGGAAGAGGAAAATTGAGGTATCTACGTGGGATTTTGTAACTAATTCTGCTGTTATTCAGAGTTTTGATGTGGAATATGCTTGGATTCCATCGAGATGTAATCATTGTAAGATATTTGGACATGTGGATAAAGTTTGTCTTGCGGCTTTGAATGAAGGAAAAGTGGTAAAAAAATGGGGGTGAAGAGAAAATTAAGAATAATAAAGGAAAGGAAATTGTTAAGGATGATGGATTTGTGGAGGTCAATTATAAGAAGATGACAGGTAATAATAGTGGAGAGGGTACAAGCAAAGCTAAGGAAGGCTATTCTCAATTGAATAATCAGAGATTTAATGGGAGGAATAGTAATTATAACAGGGGGAATAGATTTAGAGGAAATAATGGATATAGAGGGGATAATGGAAGAGGGCAGAACGGGAATTGGGTTAATAAGGGGATTGGCCATTGGAATTTAGAAAAGAATAGAAGATATGAGAAGTATGGGAATAGTCAGAATATGGAGGGTAATCAGGGGATAAAGGAAAATAAGAAGCAAGGGTATGCAGTTAAGAATGTTAAcaataaagaagaagaaaagatgaGGAATGGTAATAAAAGTAATCCCATTATAGCAGTCAATAATAAAAACAGTTTTGAAGTTCTGGGAATGATAGATGAGCCAGTTATGATAGAATGGAAGAAGAAACTAAGGGGGAAAAAGATAGAGATTTGCAGAATGGAGATAATGTAGTATCATTGGAAGATATTGCTGGGaaaaagaagaatatgatgatatCATCTAAGATAAATGAGAAGGATAATATAGAGATTGGTGTTAATAATGCGAAGGGTAACTTGAAGAATCAGGGGAGTAGTAAAAATATTGTAGGGAACTCTCTGGCATTAGAGGAGGTTGATGCCAAAAAATCTACTGGTCACCAATGATGTCTATAGGGAGCTGGAATGTTAGAGGTTTGAATAAGATGGTTAAATAGAAGGAGGTTATAGATGTTATTAGAAGCTATAATCATAGTATCTGCTCTGTGGTGGAATCGCATGTTAGGATTTCTAATCTTAAAAAAGTTTGTGCCAAGACTTTTGGTCAATGGGATTGGGTGTCAAATAACAGCTGTTGTGAGGCTAGAACTAGGATTATAGTTGGATGGAATCCTAGAATTGTGGATGTGATGGTGATATCGCAATCTAGACAAGTTATACACTATTATGTTAGATTCTGTGAATCTAATTATAGCATGTATGTGTCTTTTATTTATGCTGCTTCAAATTATCTTGATAGAAGAGATTTATGGGATAATCTGAAGAAACATAAGTTGGTGGTTAAAAAGGATGCTTGGGGATTATTAGGAGATTTTAATGTTGCTTTAAAACCTTCGGAATATTCTGAAGGATGTTCTAAAACTCCTAAAGGTGTGGAGGACTTTATTGAATGTATTAACTGTttagaagttgaggacctgaatTCGTCTGGATTTCAATTTACATGGAATAAAACTCCTGCTGGGAGTATGGGCCTGTTGAAGAAACTTGATAGAGTGATGtcaaatttgaaatttgtttCGGATTATCCTTTGGCTCATGCTGTGTTTAAACCTTATAGAATTTCAGATCATTGTCCTGCTGTTCTTAATATTCCAATGAGCAAAATGAGATGGCGACCTTCTTTCAGATTTGCTAATTTTATTACTGAGAAGGAAGAATTTTTACCAATGGTTAAGGAAGTTTGGGATGAAAACATTGAAGGGTTTTATATGTTCAAGGGTTGTCAGATCCTTAAAAAGCATTGTAGGGTTCTTTGTAATAACTACAGAGGATATGGGAAGCGTATTAAAGAGCTAAGGAAAAATCTGGAAAGTAAACAGGTGGAAATTGATTGTAATCCTTATGATTATAAGGTCAGGAATGAGCATGCTGATATTTTGTTCAAATTTAATGAGGCTTGTAATGATGAAGAGCGGCTTTTATTCCAGAGGTCTAAAATAAAATGGATTCAAGAAGGGGATTATAATACTAAGTTTTTTCATAGTATTGTGAAGAGCAGGGGCAATAAAAATAGAATTATGATGGTTTTGGATGAAGATGGAAGATAGGTTTGTGGACTTGCTAAGAAGGATAAGTTTGTTTCGTATTTCAAAAATTTCTTGGGGTGTAAGGATGGTTTTGTTATGCCGGAATTAAATGAAGAATTTTTTCAAAATAGATTGGACAGGAATGATGCTTCTAATATGATAAGAGTGGTGACTGATGAAGAAATTAAAGCAGCGATGTTTGAAATTGATGACAATCGTGCCCCTtcatcaaaatttttcaaaagtgCTTGGAATATTGT of the Lactuca sativa cultivar Salinas chromosome 6, Lsat_Salinas_v11, whole genome shotgun sequence genome contains:
- the LOC128126854 gene encoding uncharacterized protein LOC128126854 gives rise to the protein MYVSFIYAASNYLDRRDLWDNLKKHKLVVKKDAWGLLGDFNVALKPSEYSEGCSKTPKGVEDFIECINCLEVEDLNSSGFQFTWNKTPAGSMGLLKKLDRVMSNLKFVSDYPLAHAVFKPYRISDHCPAVLNIPMSKMRWRPSFRFANFITEKEEFLPMVKEVWDENIEGFYMFKGCQILKKHCRVLCNNYRGYGKRIKELRKNLESKQVEIDCNPYDYKVRNEHADILFKFNEACNDEERLLFQRSKIKWIQEGDYNTKFFHSIVKSRGNKNRIMMVLDEDGR